Within Amycolatopsis sp. FDAARGOS 1241, the genomic segment GGCGCGGATGCTGGCGCACGTCGGGCTCGCCGAGCGGCGCCGGCACCGGCCCGGCGAGCTGTCCGGCGGCCAGCAGCAGCGCGTCGCGATCGCGCGGGCGCTCCTCACGCGCCCAGCCGTGCTCTTCGCCGACGAACCCACCGGCGCCCTCGACACCCGTACCGCGGCCGAAGTGCTGGCGCTGCTGGGTGCTTCCGTCCGCAGCGGGCTCACCGTGGTGATGGTGACGCACGATCCGGTCGCCGCGGCGCACGCCGATCGCGTGGTCTTCCTCGCCGACGGCCGCGTCGCCGGCGAGCTCGCGCGCCCGACCGCCGAAGCCGTGGCCGAGCGCATGACGCACCTGGGCGCGTGGGGTCGCTCCGCGGTGGGGGGTGCGTGATGTTCCGGCTCGCGCTGCGCACGCTCCGGCCGCGCAAGGGTGGTTTCCTCGCGACGTTCGTGGCCGCGTTCCTCGGCGCCGTCATCGTGTCCGCCTGCGGCGGCCTGATGGAGACGGGCATCCGGGCCGACGCGCCGCCGCAGCGGCTCGCGGCCGCGCCCATCGTCGTCGCCGGGCAGCAGGAAATCGAGCTGCCCAAACGGGATCCGGCCGACGACGACCCCAAGACGGAAAGCGTCCTGTTGCCCGAACGCGTGCGGCTCGACCCGGCGCTGGCCGATCGGATCCGCGCGACGCCCGGCGTGGCCGCGGTGGTCGGCGACGTGACCGTGCCGGTCGTGACACCCGGTGGCCCGGCGGCCGGGCACGGGTGGAACTCCGCTGTGCTGACGCCGTACTCGCTGATCGCGGGCCACGCACCGGGGCCCGGCGAGGTCGTGGTCGCCGGGCTGCCCGCCCAGCCGGGCGAGATGATCCGGCTCGCCGCTCACGGCACCACGGGCTGGTATCGCGTCGCCGGAATCGCCGGCGCAACCCAGCCCGAGGTGTTCTTCACCGAAGCCGACGCCGGCCGCCTCGCCGGTGGTCAGGTCGACGACTTCGGCGTCTTCACGACGGAAAGCCCCGAAACGGTGGTCGCCCGCCTGAACCTCGGGCCCGGCGTCGTCGCGCTCACCGGCGACGACCGCGGCCGCGCCGAGTTCCCGCAAGCCGAGGCGGCCGGTGAAGACCTCGTGGTCCTCGCCGCCGTCTCCGGTGGGCTGTCGGTGCTGGTCGCGCTCTTCGTCGTCGCGAGCACGCTCGCCCTGGCCACGCAGCAACGCCGGCGCGAACTGGCTCTGCTGCGCGCCATCGGCACGACGCCCCGCCAGCTGCGGCGGATGGTGCTCGGCGAGGCAGTGACGATCGGGTTGCTCGCGATGGCCGCGGCGGTCGCGCTCGGGCCAATGCTCGGCCGCCGGCTGTTCGGCCGGCTCACGAACGCCGGTGTGGTGCCCGAAGTCGTCCGGTTCCACCAGGGCTGGCTGCCGATGACCGTCGCGGCCGGGGTCACGGTGCTGGCCGTCCTGGTCGCCGCGCTCGTCGCGGCCCGGCGCGTGAGCCGCATCCGGCCGACGGAGGCGCTGGCCGAGGCGAGCGTCGAACGCCGATGGCTCACGCCGGTGCGGTTCGTGCTCGCAGCGCTTTGCTTCGGCGGCGGGACGGCGCTCGGGATCGTCACGCTCGCGGTGATGACCGGTCCCGTCGCGGCGAGCACGGCGGGACCGGCGGTGCTGCTGTGGGCGATCGGTGTCGCGGCGATCAGCCCCGGCGTCACGAAGCTGGTGGCGGCGCTGCTGCACGGTCCGGTGCGGGTGTTCGGGGGTGTCACCGGGTGGCTGGCGGTCGCGAACACGCGAGCCACGGCCACGCGGGTGTCGGGCGCGGTCACGCCGATCGTGCTCGCGGTGGGCATCGCGACGGGCAACATCTACCTCCAGACCACGCAGCAAGCCGTGTCGCAGCATTCGTTCACCGAAGACCTGCGCGCCGACGCAGTGGTCGCCGCTCCCGCGGGGGCCAGCCCCGAACTGCTCCGTCGCGTGCAGCAGGCACCCGGCGTGGCGGCCGCTTCGGAGTACACGACCAGCACGGTCTTCGTCACCGTGCCCTTCGACGACAGCCAGGACGACGACGGTCATCCCGCTCTCGGCCTCACCACCGAAAGCGCCGCCCGGACGACGTCCGCCACCGTCACCACGGGCAGCCTCGGCGCCCTCACCGGCGACACCGTCGCGCTGCCGGACACCGTGGCGGCCGAGCTGCGCCGCGGCGTCGGGGATCCCGTCACACTCCGGCTCGGCGACGGGCACGAGGTGACCGTTCGCGTCGTCGCACTGGTGGCTCAGCGCGCCGGCTTCGAGGCGCTGCTGTTTCCCGCCGGTCTGCTCGCCGCCCACACCACCGCCCGCCTCGCGCCGCAGGTGCTCGTGCGGGCCGCGCCCGGCGTGGACCGGGCCCGGCTCGCGGCGAGCCTCACCGCGGCCACCGCGGGCGAGCCCGTGACGGTCGGCGACCGCGAGGCGCTGCTCGCCGCGCACGCCGCGGGTGACGAGATCGGCGCGTGGGTGAACTACCTGATGCTCGGCATGATCATCGGCTACACCGTGATCTCTGTGGTGAACACGCTCGTCATGGCCACCGCTCGCCGCCGGCGCGAGTTCGGGCTCCAGCGCCTCGGCGGCTTCACGCGCACGCAGGTGCTGCGCATGGCCGGCGTCGAAGGCGGCGTGATCGCGACGATCGGCATCCTGCTCGGCACAGTCGTCTCGGCGGGCGCGATCGTGCCCTTCTGCCTGGTGGCGACGGGCTCGCCACTCCCGATCGGCCCGGCGGCGGTCTACCTCACCGTGATCGCCATCGCGGCCGTGCTCGCGCTGGGCGCGTCGGTGGTCCCCGCCTGGGTGGCGACGCGGGCGCGGCCCGTGACGGCTGTCGCGCTCGACGAGTGACGCGCTGGTGCGCGCGGGGGCGTGTGTAAGACTCTCGGCCGTGGCGTACCCCGGGTTGGATCAAACTGCGAAGCTCGAACTGGCCAGGCTGGTCACCGAACTGGCCGTGGTGCACGGCAAGGTGACCCTCGCGTCCGGCAAGGAAGCCGACTACTACGTCGACCTCCGCCGGGCGACCCTGCACCACGCGGCGGCACCGCTGATCGGCAAGCTGCTGCGGCAGCTCACCGCCGACTGGGACTACGTGGCCGCCGGCGGGCTGACGCTCGGCGCCGACCCGGTCGCGCTGGCGATGCTGCACTCCGCGGCCACCGACGGGGTCGTGCTCGACGCGTTCGTCGTCCGCAAGGCGGTCAAGGAACACGGCATGCAGCGCCGCATCGAGGGCGTCGAGGTGCGCGGGCAGCGTGTGCTGGCCGTCGAGGACACGTCGACGACCGGCGGCAGTGTGCTCACGGCCGTCGAGGCGCTGCGCGAGGCCGGGGCGATCGTCGCGGGCGTCGCGACCGTCGTCGATCGCGACACGGGCGCGCGCGAGGCCATCGAGAAGGAAGGCCTCGAGTACCGCTACCTCCTGAACAAGGACGACCTCGGGCTGGACTGAGCGCGTTCGCGCGCACGACCTGAGATTGCGTACGTCCGCGCCTGCGAGCAGCTCGTGCTGCGCTACCCGATGTTCCGGTTCGCCGCGAAGATGCTCGACCACCGCGGCGCCGCCGAGGACGTCGTGCAGGAGGTCTTCGTCGGCCCCTGGCGCAAGCTCGCGCAGCTCAACGACGCCACGCTCGTCGGCTGGCTCTACCGCGGCACTGCCGACCGCTGCGTCAACGTCA encodes:
- a CDS encoding ABC transporter ATP-binding protein is translated as MTTDEAVRLRAVRKVYGRVAALDDVDLSFPRGGFTAVMGQSGSGKTTFLHCAAGLDRPTAGTVHLDGQDLAALSETQLTKLRRDRVGFVFQAFNLLPALTVEQNVALPLRLAGRRVDKLLVARMLAHVGLAERRRHRPGELSGGQQQRVAIARALLTRPAVLFADEPTGALDTRTAAEVLALLGASVRSGLTVVMVTHDPVAAAHADRVVFLADGRVAGELARPTAEAVAERMTHLGAWGRSAVGGA
- a CDS encoding ABC transporter permease, which translates into the protein MFRLALRTLRPRKGGFLATFVAAFLGAVIVSACGGLMETGIRADAPPQRLAAAPIVVAGQQEIELPKRDPADDDPKTESVLLPERVRLDPALADRIRATPGVAAVVGDVTVPVVTPGGPAAGHGWNSAVLTPYSLIAGHAPGPGEVVVAGLPAQPGEMIRLAAHGTTGWYRVAGIAGATQPEVFFTEADAGRLAGGQVDDFGVFTTESPETVVARLNLGPGVVALTGDDRGRAEFPQAEAAGEDLVVLAAVSGGLSVLVALFVVASTLALATQQRRRELALLRAIGTTPRQLRRMVLGEAVTIGLLAMAAAVALGPMLGRRLFGRLTNAGVVPEVVRFHQGWLPMTVAAGVTVLAVLVAALVAARRVSRIRPTEALAEASVERRWLTPVRFVLAALCFGGGTALGIVTLAVMTGPVAASTAGPAVLLWAIGVAAISPGVTKLVAALLHGPVRVFGGVTGWLAVANTRATATRVSGAVTPIVLAVGIATGNIYLQTTQQAVSQHSFTEDLRADAVVAAPAGASPELLRRVQQAPGVAAASEYTTSTVFVTVPFDDSQDDDGHPALGLTTESAARTTSATVTTGSLGALTGDTVALPDTVAAELRRGVGDPVTLRLGDGHEVTVRVVALVAQRAGFEALLFPAGLLAAHTTARLAPQVLVRAAPGVDRARLAASLTAATAGEPVTVGDREALLAAHAAGDEIGAWVNYLMLGMIIGYTVISVVNTLVMATARRRREFGLQRLGGFTRTQVLRMAGVEGGVIATIGILLGTVVSAGAIVPFCLVATGSPLPIGPAAVYLTVIAIAAVLALGASVVPAWVATRARPVTAVALDE
- the pyrE gene encoding orotate phosphoribosyltransferase, whose protein sequence is MAYPGLDQTAKLELARLVTELAVVHGKVTLASGKEADYYVDLRRATLHHAAAPLIGKLLRQLTADWDYVAAGGLTLGADPVALAMLHSAATDGVVLDAFVVRKAVKEHGMQRRIEGVEVRGQRVLAVEDTSTTGGSVLTAVEALREAGAIVAGVATVVDRDTGAREAIEKEGLEYRYLLNKDDLGLD